A genomic region of Papaver somniferum cultivar HN1 chromosome 7, ASM357369v1, whole genome shotgun sequence contains the following coding sequences:
- the LOC113295902 gene encoding uncharacterized protein LOC113295902, translating into MSPFQALYGYARPHLIFPITTSTSVATVENYLRERDAMLQLLTDELSKSQHRMKYFADHKRSDREFSVGDLVFLKLQSYRQTSVDVRKNFKLSAKYFGPVEVLQRIGAVAYKLQLPVGSIIHPVFHVSQLKKNISLHATISPQLPLVDPAGQFIVEPAAVLDTRETLRGTSRAKQFLVQWCNSAQEDVTWEDAAHLHAQFPYFILEDNDL; encoded by the coding sequence ATGTCTCCCTTCCAAGCATTATATGGTTATGCTCGACCTCATTTGATTTTTCCCATTACTACATCTACTTCTGTGGCAACTGTAGAAAACTATTTACGGGAAAGAGATGCTATGCTCCAGCTACTAACGGATGAACTCTCTAAATCTCAACACAGAATGAAGTATTTTGCTGATCACAAGAGATCTGACAGAGAATTTTCAGTAGGAGACCTGGTATTCTTGAAGCTTCAATCGTACAGGCAAACATCAGTAGATGTGAGAAAGAACTTCAAGTTGTCTGCCAAATATTTTGGTCCAGTTGAGGTACTTCAAAGAATTGGAGCTGTTGCTTACAAGCTTCAACTACCTGTTGGCTCCATAATCCATCCAGTCTTCCATGTCTCCCAGTTAAAGAAGAATATTAGCTTACATGCTACTATATCACCTCAACTGCCATTGGTGGATCCTGCAGGCCAGTTCATAGTGGAACCTGCTGCTGTTTTGGACACTAGAGAGACACTCAGGGGTACATCCAGAGCTAAGCAATTTTTGGTGCAATGGTGTAACTCAGCTCAAGAAGATGTTACTTGGGAGGATGCTGCTCACTTACATGCTCAGTTTCCAtattttatccttgaggacaatgaTCTTTAA